The following nucleotide sequence is from Salvia miltiorrhiza cultivar Shanhuang (shh) chromosome 7, IMPLAD_Smil_shh, whole genome shotgun sequence.
CCTTTCATTGTTTCTTCAAATCATTGACAGGTCAAAGTACAGAAAGAAAGTGAAGTTAGGCTGAAGATAATTGGAACTCGAGTTGATGCTACTGAAATTGTACGCCCTCTGTTTTTTTATTAGCACCTGAGAGAGTACTTTTAAACTTTGTTGTGTTTCATTTTTCTTGGTTGTGTCGGAACTTTGATAGCTTATATTTGTCAACATTCTTTATTACTTGTGCAGTTAAGTCCAAGTAACATTCTTGGTTGGTTAAGTCTTACTCAAATGATAGCATATGTTTGTAAAATTTTCTGCACTAAAATAAAAGCTGTTCTGCTTCCTCTTGTTTCCTGAATCtacataataaatctatgtaATTCTCAGCAGTGCCCAGTTTTTATGAATGGTTTCTCTTTGATTGAAAGTTGAAATTGTTTGTTTGGAGTTGTAGAGTTTTTGATTGATGTTATGTCTTTTCCGGGTCTACCTGAGGCGCCACAAGCTTTGATATTTTGGTTTGTTTTTGCAGTTCTGCATCGGCACCATAAAAGATGACTTTCTTGGTGTGATCAGTGATCCGGGCGCAACCTCATGATGTGTCGTGTAGGCCGGGAAACTCGACTCCATCTGCATTTTTTTCTCCAAATTTCGTACTCCGTCTGCTTTGTACTGTTACAGCTGAATTGTTGGAGTGTATCTCCCGAAAATTTGCCTTAATAGTTGAGTGATGAGTATGATCGTTTTATGTTTATGGAACATGGTGTCAAGATTGTGAAATGTAAAATTGTAATGCTTTTGTATTCATTTTCTCTTGATATTTCTAAGAATTTCCTTACtgcaaattatattttaaaatctaCCTTTAAACTTGGTTGTTGGCAGCTAACGTAAGAGACTTGCCGAAATGGGAAACTATTGACGGTGTATGAAAATCAGTTGTCCAACTAAATGTGCTGCATATAGATATGCAGCATATTTAGTTGGACAACTGATTTTCTAACAAACATTTGAATATGGTTTCAAGGGATACCAAGCAGTGCgatctcctgtgtgtgaacaatTAGGTCTTTGGTTCAAATCCCATACATTTGAATATTAATACTCCATGAAGAAGTCCGAAAGGACATCTACCAATGGAATATGGCATCTTTTTGTCTATGTAAGTGGATTTTGATAGCCTAACAGTCTATTAGCTCAAACTCAATAGATCTTGATCCCAAGGATATAATAGGCTTTACTCAAATCCTTCACCATGAAGGAAATTTACAACTAGTCTTTCATGGATTGCATCATGagtacaataattttcattttcaatatgtcatacataaatgatgatgaaaattgtgTTCTCATTCTTGTGTTTCCTATAAACACAATACTTTCTTTACTTTTGAccaaaatcaaacgatttgatTTCTTTGTCAAACATTTGTTCCATATTCTAGAAGCTTGTTTTAGTTCATAACAACAAGTAACATCTCAATGGACTTGACTTTTGCAATTGGCGAAAAGATTTCATCATAATCAATGCTCTCGCACTGACTATAATCTTTTGCCACTAACCTTGCCTTGCAGGTTTGCACATTATCATTAGCATCAATTAGGTATTACCCCAAATGATAACTTATTTATGGTCTAACCGGTCCATTCAGATTTTATGGCTTCttgccacttctaagaatctATGACTATCATAGTTTCGCATAGGTTCTAAGTTCATCACCAATTCCAAATTCTTTATCATCTTGATCCTAGATCAATAGATACATTCTTTAGTTGGTTTACGTTCTTTAGAACTTATACGACGTTGCATTTGTGCAGGCTCTTCGTTATTCTGAACTTGAAGAACTTGAGGAAGTTGATCCGCTATATCATGATGAAGGATCTTCGACATCCAATGTCATATCTCATCAAATGGATATTACCCCAGATGATGACTCAGTTAAGGTCTAACCAATCCATTTTAGATTTTATGGCTTTTTGCCACTTCTAAGAATATATGACCATCATGGAACCTATGACTATCATAGTTTCGCATAGGTTTTAAGTTCATCACCAATTCCAAATTCTTTATCATCTTGATCCTAGATCAATAGATACATTCTTTAGTTGGTTTACGTTCTTTAGAACTTATACGACGTTGCATTTGTGCAGGCTCTTCGTTATTCTGAACTTGAAGAACTTGAGGAAGTTGATCCGCTATATCATGATGAAGGATCTTCGACATCCAATGTAACATAGTCGAGCTTAATAATTGGGACTGGGTGAAAATTTTATCTAAAAAGATATAGAACCCAATCCAACTGTAAATTCTGAATTGTTTAAACAAGTGACGCACTAAAGCATGAATTATCAAGTGAAATCCAAAGTCGACTAGCTCAAAATTATGTGGAACCTAACAAAGTTGTAATccaattcaaaatttaataaaaccAACCCAAACGAAAAATATGGGCCCGACCCAGACCCGCCAAGTCTTGAATTAGAGAACCGCCATATGATATCATACCTTCATACCAGAGTTGGAATCTTCTACTCCTCTCAGCTTATGGTCTTCTCCCTTATCACGCCTCTGCTCGCTGCTTATAAATTATCCAAACCGCTAAACCCTTGTATGGCGACACCCTCAATTCGATCTCCGATCAACACCCGATCTCCGATTAATACTCTCCGCTTCCATTCCACCATCGATGGCCGCCGACACCTCCGCTGAACTCCAGAAAAGCAACATAATTTCGACGCCGGAGTACCAGCCAGATGTTTCCGCGGCGGCGGCGCACGACGGGCTGAAATTCTGGCAGTTCATGATTGCCGGCTCCGTCGCCGGCATGGCGGAGCACATGGCGATGTTCCCGGTCGACACGATCAAAACGCAGATGCAAGCCCTAAGTTCCTGCCCGATCAAATCCGCCACGGTCAATCAGGCGGTCCGATCCATCCTGAAATCCGACGGAGCCCGCGGCCTCTACCGCGGCATCGCCGCCATGGGGATCGGCGCCGGCCCCGCGCACGCCGTCTACTTCTCCGTCTACGAGGCGTGCAAGAGGAGTTTCTCCGGCGGGAACCCTAACAACTCGGCCGCGCACGCCGCTGCGGGGGTGTGCGCCACCGTGGCGAGCGACGCGGTGCTGACGCCGATGGATGTGGTGAAGCAGAGGCTCCAGCTGCGGGGCACTCCGTACGGCGGGGTGTGGGATTGCATGAGGAGGGTGACGAGGGAGGAAGGAATTAGGGCGTTTTTCGCCTCTTACAGGACTACTGTGGTGATGAATGCGCCTTTCACGGCGGTGCATTTTGCGACGTACGAGGCGGCCAAGAGAGCGTTGATGGAGGTGTCACCGGAGAACGCGGCTGATGAGAGGTTCTTGGTTCATGCTACGGCTGGAGCGGCGGCGGGGGCTTTGGCTGCTGTTGTGACGACGCCGCTAGATGTGGTTAAGACTCAATTGCAGTGTCAGGTACTTAATTGGTCAATTAGCTGTTTACAATTTTCATTATGAATTGAATATTTAGGTTCATAGAAGCTGCCTTTTTGGTCGGAAAATATGAATGATGGAAAAGGGATGATGTTAATTCATTTTACAGAAGAAAGTTGTATTCTTTATGATGCAATCCTTGAATTCTGATTGAATATGATCTTGAATTGGGTATGAgcttttattttcatttttatgccATAGTGCGGTGAGCTTGTGATTTTATGGTTGAATATGGTCTTGAATTCTATCAATTTAGTATTATGCGgttgtcttttgtttctttcAAGTAAGATATTTGATCTCATTTGCAGAGTGGAAAGATTGAATAGTAGGAAACGTCTTTCCAAAGAAGAATTACAAAGAAGTTTGATTGACTAGTTTGAGATCTTAGCGAAATCCTAACGCATTATgaaaaaaacacaaatatatAGAACTTGAGTCCCTGTTAAAATGAGTTAGAGTTGGGTCCTATGTTTTTTGAATTGGGTAAAAGTTGTAAGTGTAGCAGAGGGCAAGAGTGTATTGCTGTTTTGAGCAGCAAGACTAGTTGCAGAGTTGGTAATGTGGGGTGTGAATGCACTTCCAAGATGATATCCAGGCTCAAATGTGAGAAGTTGGTAGTTTAAGTCGACTTGTTTAATCTTTTCATCCATTGCACTTAATTATTCGTTCTAGTTGTGTTTGCATCTTTGAAGAATGGAAGTATGTATTTTGCATTTCAACTTGGGTTGTTCTGAATGAGTTGAGTTATGTTGGCAGGGTGTATGTGGATGCGATAGATTCGTGAGTGGTTCAATCGAAGATGTGTGTCGAACAATAGTGAAGAAAGATGGGTACAGAGGGCTAATGAGGGGATGGATGCCGAGGATGCTCTTCCATGCTCCAGCTGCCGCAATTTGCTGGTCTACATATGAAGCTGCCAAAACCTTCTTCCAACAAAACAACCAAGATAGGTTGTTATAGATACTCAAATTTTCTCCATTTAATTTTCCGCGCCTAATGTACATAACATACACCAAGAGATATTATTTATAGTCAATAACAACAGTTTATAGGTTTCAACTATTGTGACTTTCAGGACTGTCGTCTGAGCTCTATTGTTCCTTAGAAGTGAAAAGCAACTATTCTATTCATAAGAAAAGTTATGTATTAAATTTAACAAGAAGCACCAGTGGTCTAGTGGTAGAATAGTACCCTGCCACGGTACAGACCCGGGTTCGATTCCCGGCTggtgcattttctttttccaattctattcttttgttttttttttaattatttttaataatataatactcATTTATACTCTGAAATTGCCAAAATAAACCTCTTATTACCACTGAAATTAAATTACTATTCCCTTCGTCCGGCCGAGCTTgagtcgtattcctttttgggctgtccaaTCAAGCTTGAGTCGTTTCCTTCTTTGATAAATATTAGAAAAGTTAATATCCTAATTAAAGCTACTAATTTCATCCTTATTTAGTTATTTTCCAACCAATTTTCACTTTATCTCACTCAAACAAAAAACTAATTAATGATTAATtcagatttaattatttaaattttatattaaaaaatagtttaaaataattgattatataaatAACTAGTTAGCAACAAATTTACAAACATACTTAAATAATAGTTCATTAATTCTCGCGCCCAAAAGAAACGTCTCAATCCAATAGTATTTTTGATATAAATgtcatatcattaaaaataatttaaaaaaaggaaaataaaataaaattccccAATTTCCCCAACACTATCCCGGCGGCCTTCTTCCTGCCGCCAGATCTCATCTGTGTATGATTTAACTTTCTTGAAAATTCACTGACTGTTGCAATGGTGTATGGTACTATGGTTTACCACCATTGTCATTCTCTACAAGACATACAAGTTCCTCCCTCCgtctacatatataattaattcgaATGACCAGAAAATTTTCCCCCTTCgtcaaaaaaaaggaaaagaaatttTTGTATATATGCGCActattataaactagagagaaacgagagaaaagagaagagaatatgTAATGAGCGTATTCAATATGAGGGCCAAAGGCCTTTGTTTATAtaagtaggaagctagggttttagggagatttcttggtcaacacacataagatatatcttatagatatatttacaacacttccccttgattgaccaatccctaaaacaaaagttgttgcctcattaaaaccttgctaggaaaacccaatgggacaaaacctagtcgaaggaaaaagagtacaactgcttcccctgaacttgagatcataGAAGATCTTTGAGTCGACGTATGCCGATTTCatgtaccaactttctgaatgtcgatgttggtaatgccttggtgaataagtccgccagattatcacttgagcgaatttgttgaacgtcgatatcgccattcttttgaaggtcgtgtgtgtagaagagcttgggagaaatatgcttcgtccaatcgcctttgatgtatccttccttgagttgcgcgatgcaagcaatattgtcttcatataaaatgattggtttggcctttgatgaagctaacccgcacgactcttggatatgactcgtcacatttctcaaccatacacatttctcgacttgtttcgtggattgcaatgatttcagaacgatttgaggatgttgcagtcaaggtttgctTCACAGATTTTCATGATGtagcagttccaccacatgtgaaaCGTATctagtttgtgacttagcttcatgtggatcggataaaaatcctgcatccgagtaccccactagagtattatcaaatttttcttgataatataattcaaggtcaatggtaccccTTTAGATAAtgtagaatgtgcttaacaccattccaatgtctcaaagtgggtacaacgctaaatcttgctagaagattgaCAGAAAAGTTATAActggtctagtattattagccagataagtcaacgctccaattgcacttagatatggtactttAGGACCATGTAttgtttcaccctcttcaattggtcgaaatggatatttcttagtatca
It contains:
- the LOC130992056 gene encoding uncharacterized protein LOC130992056 gives rise to the protein MAADTSAELQKSNIISTPEYQPDVSAAAAHDGLKFWQFMIAGSVAGMAEHMAMFPVDTIKTQMQALSSCPIKSATVNQAVRSILKSDGARGLYRGIAAMGIGAGPAHAVYFSVYEACKRSFSGGNPNNSAAHAAAGVCATVASDAVLTPMDVVKQRLQLRGTPYGGVWDCMRRVTREEGIRAFFASYRTTVVMNAPFTAVHFATYEAAKRALMEVSPENAADERFLVHATAGAAAGALAAVVTTPLDVVKTQLQCQGVCGCDRFVSGSIEDVCRTIVKKDGYRGLMRGWMPRMLFHAPAAAICWSTYEAAKTFFQQNNQDRLL